ATGGCCAAGCCCAGGAAGCGATCACTTACCGGAAAAGGACCAAGCTTCGGCAGCTTGGTGAGTATTATGCTTTACAATACGGGCCTCACAGGCAGGATAGTTTTCGTTTTGACGTCGTGGCAATTAAGGTTTCCGCGTCGGGTCAAGTAGAAAATATAGAGCTTATACGCGATGCCCTCTAGTGCAAGGTTGGCCATGGTGGCCAACCTTGTCTAATCTTAAAGCTGCGAAAGCCGTGATTCAAGCTCGCGGGTGGGTCTTTTGATAAACCTCCTTAATCCGTTGCCGGCTAACGTGGGTATATACCTGGGTAGTGGAAAGGCGGGCATGACCCAGCAATTCCTGAACCACTCGTAAGTCGGCCCCGTTTTCTAATAGGTGGGTAGCGAAGGAGTGGCGGAAGGTATGAGGGGAGCAATGATAAGCTAAGCCGAGGGCTTCAATGTACTTGTCGATTATGTACCGGGTTCCCCGCTGGGTCAGCCGCTTGCCCCGGTTGTTCAGAAATAATGCATCCTTGGCCTCTGGAGATGGGTTTAAAGCGGGGCGGCCTCGATGAAGGTACTGGATGAGAGCCGAGTGGGCGAAGGATCCGAGGGGAACGATCCTTTCTTTAGATCCTTTACCTAGCACTTGTACCAGCCGGCGGTCAAAATCGAGGCTACTCACGTTGAGGCCCACCAGCTCTGACACGCGTAAACCGCAACCGTACAAAACCTCCATGATGGCTCGGTCTCGGAGTCCGATGGGGCTAGATAGTGAGGGCAAATTGAATAGCCGCTCCAAGTCCTGGTACTGGGCAAATTTAGGCAGTTGCCTTCTAGTACGAGGCCGGGCGATGGACAGAACCGGATTCTTCTCAAGGTACCCTTGGCGGACTAGGAATCGGCAAAAGGCCCTAATACTTGCCATTTTCCGTTCGATGCTGGAACGCTTTAGGCTTCTAGCAAACAGTTGGGCCATAAACTGTCGTATGATGGTTGTGGTTAGGGGCGGCCCCTTCTCTACATCTTCATGGGCAACTATGAAATCGGCCAATTGGTGTAAATCGGTACCGTAGCTAAGAAGAGTATTTTTAGCTAGCCGTCCCTGAGCCCTTTCCTCTTCCAGAAAAGCATTAACCAGAGACAGTATAGCGCGGGGTTGTTTTTCCATTGGCGCCACCACCTTGCATTTCTTCCTTAAAACCGCAACCCTCTCGCGAGCAAACCAGAATTGTCTTACCGCGGAGCCTTTTTTCTAGCAACATCTCTTGGCACTTGGGGCATTTCTGATTAGTTGGTTTGTCCCAAGACACAAACTCACAGGCTGGGAACCTAGAACAGCCGTAGAATCGTCGTCCCTTCTTGCTGTACCGAGTTACCAGGGGAGCTCCGCATAAGGGGCAGGGAACGCCGATCTCCTCTAAGAGCGGCTTGGTATTTCGGCACTCCGGAAAGCCAGAACAGGCTAAAAACCTTCCGTAGCGACCAGTTTTGACCACCATGCTGCGTCCACATTTCTCGCACTTTTCGCTGGTGGTTTCCTCTGGCGTCACCTCTATTTTGCCAAGAGCATGCTCAGCTTGCTCCAGGGTGAATTTAAAAGGTTGATAGAAATCTTGAACCACATCGACCCAAGAGAGTTCTCCACTCTCGATTTGGTCAAGTTTGCTCTCCATATGGGCAGTAAAATCGACGTCAACAATATCAGGAAAGTGTTCCTTGAGGACTTCAGTTACTATTTTACCTAGTTCGGTGGGTACAAACTGCCTATTTTCTCTTACTACGTAACCGCGGCGTAGAATAGTGTCAATGGTAGGAGCGTAGGTACTAGGGCGGCCAATACCCAGCTCTTCCATGGTTTTAACTAGGGAAGCATCCGTAAAGCGAGGTGGGGGCTGGGTAAAATGTTGCTTGGGTTTAAGATCGACTAGTTGTACCTCTTGGCCGGGCTCTAGCTGGGGCAGTTCTTGGGTTTCCAGTTTTGTTCCTAGGAGTTTCAGGAAACCGGCAAAAACAAGCTGAGATCCCGACGCCCGGAAAAGGTAGGGCCCAGCAATAATCTCCAAGGTGGTGGTAAACAATTCTGCCGGGCTCATTTGGCAGGCGACGAAGCGCTTCCAGATTAGTTCATAAAGGTTGAACTGCTCCTTGGTCAAGCACGCTTTTAGGGAATCGGGGGTACGCAAAACCGAGGTCGGGCGGATACATTCGTGGGCAGCCTGGGCTCCCTTGGGAGTCGGAAACTGGTGTGGCTTGGGCGGTACATAATCAGGACCGTAAGCTCCGGCGATGAAATGTCTGGCCTCGGCAACAGCGGTTTCAGCTACTCGGGTTGAATCGGTGCGCATGTAAGTGATCAGCCCTGCCATGCCCTGGCCCTCGGGCAGCTGCACTCCTTCATATAGCTGTTGGGCGATAGACATGGTTTTGCGAGCGGTAAAGTTATATGCCTTGTATGCCTCTTGCTGCAGGGTGCTCGTGGTGAATGGGGCATCTGGCATTCGTTTACGTGAACGTTGCTGACACGAGCTAACCGCAAACTTTAAGTTTTGAAGCTCTTGGATAACCTTCTGGACCGCTTTTTTATTTTTCAGCTCTGCTTTTTTGCCCTCGCACTTGACCAGCTCGGCCTCGAATACTTGAGGAGTATCGAGGCCTCTTAATACTGCCGTTATGGTCCAGTATTCTTCTGGCCTAAATTGCTCGATTTCTTTTTCCCGCTCAACGATAAGCCTGACGGCTACCGATTGAACCCTGCCTGCGCTCAGGCCACTTTTAATTTTCTTCCATAAGAGGGGACTGAGGCCATATCCTACCAAGCGGTCCAGTACTCTTCGGGCTTGCTGAGCATCTACCCGGTTAAGGTCTACGGGGCGTGGGTGCTTGACTGAATTCTTTACTGCTCCCTCAGTTATCTCGTTAAATTCAATCCGGCACGGCAGGCTAGGATCAAGGTCAAGCACCTGTTGCAGGTGCCAGGCTATAGCCTCGCCCTCTCGGTCAGGGTCTGGGGCTAGGAGCACTTGCTTACTGGCCTTGGAGGCTTCGCGCAGGTCTTTAATGATTTCCCCCTTACCGCGGATATTGATGTAATGGGGCTGAAAGTCATGTTCGATGTCGATGCCTAGGCGGCTCTTGGGTAGATCGCGAATATGGCCCATGGAAGACTTGACGATATAGTTACGCCCCAAGATGCGGCTTATGGTCTTGGCCTTGGTTGGTGATTCTACCACCAGAAGAACCTTGTTGTTGCTCAAGGATCCCCCACCTTTCATTGTCTAACAAAGTATTTCCCGGGCAGTTGCTGAATAATGCCTTTCATCTCCAGCAGGGTTAGAGTAGCCTGAATCTTGGCAACAGGCAGGCGAAGCTGCTCTACGATTTCATCAATATGTACGGGATCGTAGGATATTAAACTGAGAATCTCCGATTCCCGGGCTGATAACTGGCCGGAATAGGCTGGCTCTGCCTTCAACAAATCATCAATTGCTATTTGGGCCTCCACTTTTAAACCGTATTCTTCCAAGATATCACCGGCTTGAGTAACTGCTTTGGCTCCTTCCTTTAAAAGATTGTTGTTGCCCTCACAGGTGATGCTAGTTATGGGCCCGGGTACAGCAAAGACATCTCGCCCTTGCTCGAGGGCAAATTCGGCCGTGATCAAAGCTCCGCTGCGTTTGGGTGCTTCAGCCACCAATACTCCACGAGCCAGACCGCTTATGATGCGGTTGCGGGCAGGGAAATGTTTTGCCTCTGGGGCAACTCCTAAAGGATGCTCGCTCACCAGGGCACCTCTTTCTATGATTTCCTGAGCTAAACGGGCGTGCTCCGGTGGGTAGACAATGTCCAATCCACACCCTAACACAGCAATGGTATGCCCCTGATTTTCAACGCAGGTTCGGTGTGCCTGCCCATCGATGCCCCTGGCGAGGCCGCTAATTATCCAAATGTCATGTTTAGCCAACTCTCTGGTGATCAGCTCAGTAGCCTTTTTGCCATAGGACGTAGCTCGCCTGGTACCTACTATGGCAATTCCCAGGTAACCGGAAGGTGGAAGGTTACCCTTGACGTAAAGAACGGCGGGAGGGTTGTAAACTTGCCGGAGAGGTTCAGGATAATCATGATCATACAGAGTAATTGCTCGAACTCCGTGTTGGTCGAGCCTATCCATTTCTTGGCTGGGGCAAAGCTGGCTGCGCAGCGCCAAGAGCATAGAGAAAGCATGACCGTTGAGGATACCTTTCAAGGCTTCAGGTCGGGCCCTCCATGCTGCTTGTGCTGATCCGAAAGCTGTCACTAGGGTCAGCAAAGTGGCACTCCCAATCCCGGGAACTCTACTGAAGCAAACCCAGTGGGCTCTTTCTTCTTCGGTAATGTGATTGGCACAGTTGTTATGGCTCATTTTTTACCCCACAAGTCAATCTTATGGTTGGCGCCTGTAATTTCCTATATAGTACAGGAGAAGGTAGAAGGCGAACAACTGAAGTATCATGATCGCAAAAGCAACGAGATATTCCAGCATTATAGACCATCTCTCCCCCAAAGGCACTCTTCTAAAAATGTATCAGCCCGAGCGTAAAAACCCTTAACCCAATTATAGTTGAAACACCTGTTTTGTCGCTGTAGAATAAGCTTATGTGCACCTGAGATTCCAGCTATATTAGGAGGCTAATCATGGCACGCATAGTTCCGATACGCGGCTTGCACTATTCCCATGAGTTGTTACGCGACCTTCCTCACCTGGTGGCCCCACCATATGATGTTATTGATGCCAACCTGCAAGATTCACTTTATCATTCTCACCCTTACAATGTAATTCGCCTTGAATACGGCAAAACCTACCCTGATGATACCGAGACCAACAACCGGTATACGCGAGCCCGGGAGCTCTATCAAGAATGGTTGGCCAAAAAGGTGTTGGTTCAAGATAAAGATCCGTCCTTATATTTCTTAGAAGAAAACTTTAAGCTAGCCGGCCGATCGTACAGGCGCTTGGGAATCATCTGTGGGTTGGGAACCGACGGCTACGGACCTGATAAGGTATTAGCCCATGAGGCTACTTTTGCTGCACCTAAACTTGATCGGCTGGAATTGCTCAAAGCTACCCACACCAACTTCAGCCCCATTTTTGGCCTTTATGACGATCCCCAAGGGAGAATTGCTTCCATTATACAGCAAGTCATGTCATTATCTAGGCCCATGCTCGAGTTCGAAGAGTATAATACCCGAATCTTCTACCGGTTGTGGGCAACCTCCTCGCCCCAAATTATACAGCAAATTAGCGAGGCATTTACCCATTTACCCGTGTTGATTGCCGATGGCCATCACCGTTATGAAACCGCTTGTCGCTTCTTTGAATACATGCAAGCTCAGGGTGAAGCTGGGCATGACCGGGTTTTGGCGTTTCTAGCTAGCATCAATGACCCAGGACTGATAGTCTTGCCAACCCACCGCCTGCTTGCCGACCATTGCCTGGCGGATAGCCGAGATGCAGCGTTGAGGGTTGCTTCCCAATACTTCCAGTGGGAAGTGCACCCATTGGATGGCGATGCTGAACACATCATTGAGGAGATGCGGCAAGTCCAACAGCAAGGTCGAAACGTTATCGGGTTATACCAGGGGGGAGATCAATGGTATTTGTTGAGATTGAAGGGTTCGCCCCAAAATTTGGATTGCATGCCCAAGGACAAATCGCAGGCTTGGACTAAACTTGACGTGGCCATTCTTCATCAGGCAATAATTAAACCTTTGCTTAGTGATTCTTCCGCCATAAGCTTTACCCACGATACGAGTTACGCCATCCGGGCAGTCAGGGATCAATGGGCGGCGGTTGCTTTTCTGCTGTGCCCTCCTTCGGTGCAACAAATCATGGAGGTAGCACTTCATGGAGATTGCATGCCCGAGAAGTCAACCTATTTTTACCCCAAGCCCCTAAGCGGCCTAATCATGAACAGGAATGGGTTTTAGGCCCAAGGAAAGTGAGTGCCGTGTTGTCCGTACTCTATAGCTCAACCCTTCATGGCCTGGATGCCTATGTGGTGCGGGTTGAGGTCGACGTGTCCAACGGTTTGCCTCAGTTTGCCATCGTTGGCCTCCCTGACGCCTCGGTAAGAGAGGCGCAAGACCGGGTACGAACTGCCATTCGTAACTCAGGCTACGAATTCCCGGTGAAGCGCATAACCATTAATTTGGCTCCGGCGGAGCTACGAAAAGAAGGCTCTCATTTTGACCTAGCTATTGCGGTTGGCATTTTGGTGGCAACCGGTCAAATTCCTGAAGGATCGATTGCAGGTACCTGTTTTCTGGGGGCCTTGTCTTTGGATGGTTCGGTTCGGTCTGTACCCGGAGTCTTTCCAATGGTATATAAGTTGGCCGAGGTCTTCCCAGGTGGCACCTTGGTCTTGCCGGCCGCCAATGCTACTGAAGGCTCATTGGTGAAGGGAGTGCAGGTGGTAGGCGCCGAATCTTTGTCCCAGGTGGGGAAATGGCTGAAGGGCGAGGAGTGCATGGACCGGGTGGTAACCGATCTAGACGCGCTGCTTCAGGGACAGGGGAACGAGGCTTGCGGAGACATGAACGAAGTAAAGGGCCAGATGGCTGCAAAGAGGGCTCTAGAAATTGCGGCTGCCGGGGGGCATAATATTCTCTTGATTGGACCCCCGGGTTCCGGTAAGACCATGTTGGCCCGTAGATTGCCCTCTATCCTTCCTTCCATGAGCTGGGACGAGATCATGGAAGTAACCCGGATCTACAGCGCTGCCGGTCTCCTCAGTTCGCAGCGTCCCTTGATTACTTCCCGGCCATTTCGATCCCCCCACCATACTGCTTCGGTAGCTAGCCTGGTGGGTGGGGGAAGGATCCCAAGGCCAGGGGAGATCAGCTTGGCTACGCACGGGGTCCTGTTCTTGGATGAGCTGCCTGAGTTTCGTCGCGATGCTTTAGAGGCCTTAAGGCAGCCTTTGGAAGAAGGCGTGGTCACGGTTTCGCGAGTATCCGGTACCTCAGTGTTCCCGGCGCATTTCATGCTGGCCGCGAGCATGAACCCGTGTGCGTTCAGTTCCAAAGCACTAACTCTTCCCATCGAGATGGGAATAGTGGGAAAACAAGAGCCGGAGCCTACGCCGCCCGGTGAAGATGCGCCGTTTGCCGCTAGGCTCCAGTATGCTCTGGCGAGGAAGGGCTGGAAGAAACACCGGCTGGCCGCAGAAAGCGGGGTAAGCCCGGTGTTGCTGACGAACTGGCTCAAGGGTCGCGCAGAACCGTACAAGCACGCTCCCCAGGTAAAGGCTGTCGCCGATGCCCTCGGCGTGGAGGTTGAGGAGCTTCTGCCCGAGCTCTCCGGCGGGAGCCCTGCCGCCGTGCTGAAACGGGCCCGCATGAAAGTGGGAATGCCGCGCAAGCACATGGCCCGGCTCTTTGGTGTTGACGATGGAACTATGGCTGCCTGGGAAGGAGGAAAGCCGGTTCCGGCCGTATTCGTGGAAATGGCGCGGGCCATCCTGTCCGGTTCCAGGCCGGAAGAGCTTCCCCAGGTGCGCTGGCAGAAGGAGTACGACCCAGCTTCGTTCGTTGCCTGGCTGACGAGATTCCGCGAGGAAAACGGTCTCACCTGGCGGCACCTCGCCAGCCTGGCAGGGATCAAGGAGACCACCCTGCGGAGGTGGCGGGCCGGCAGGTCTCTGCCGCGCAACAAGTCGCAGACACTACCCATCTACGAAAGATTGAGGCGCTGGAAGGAAACACGCGCAGGGGCAAGAACCGAAGGTCTAGCTTCAGAAGCCAGCTTGCTCCGGCCGGCTCCGCCGCACCACTAAGATTGCCGTTCCAAACCAAAAACAGAAGCAAATCTGCTCGCGTAAGGATGCGCGGGCTTTTTCTTTTTTCCGGGAGGTGATTTTAACTTGCAGCCTGCCGCCGCGGTTTCGTACCCGCCCGCCTGCATCCGGGGCCGGGTGAGGAAGGTGGTGTTCCGCTCGCCCTCCGACGGCTGGAGCGTCCTTTCCGTCGTGCCCGAGGGGAAAAGCTCCGAGCCGGTCACCGTGACCGGGTGCTTCGTGGGGGTCGCAGAAGGAGATGACATCTCGGTTTCGGGCCGATGGGTGGAGCACAGGCGCTACGGCCTCCAGGTCGAGGCCGAGACCTGGGAGAAGCACCTGCCGGCCACCGAGGACGAGGTGGCGTCCTACCTCGCCGGCTTCGTGAAGGGGGTGGGCCCGACCACCGCCCGGGAGATAGCGAGGAAGCTCGGCCCCAGCGCCATAGAGCGCATCGCCGCCGAGGGGCCCTCCTGCCTTTCCGGGATCCGGCTCATCACGCCGGAGAAGGCGGGCGCCATCGCCCGGGCCGTGAGCGAGTCCTACGCCGAAAGCCATGCCGTGTCGAGGCTCCTCGGCCTCGGGCTCTCGGCGAGGATGGCGGTAAGGGTCTTCCGGCTCTGGGGAGCCGGGGCCGCAGACGAAGTGCGGAAAAACCCCTACGCCCTGACCCGGGTGTCGCTCATCGGCTTCTACCGGGCCGACGTCATCGCCAAAAAGCTCGGGGTGCCCCCGAATTCGCCCCACCGCCTCGACGCCGGGGTGGAGCACGCCCTCTCCGAAGCCGAGCAGCTGGGCCACTGCTACCTCCCCGCCGGGGAGCTCAAGGACAGGTCCATCGCGCTCCTGACCCGGTCCGGCGAGCGCATCACCGGGCGCGAGGTGGAGGCCTCGGTAAAGCGCCTTGCCTCCGCGGGCAGGCTGACCCTGACCGGAGGCGCCGTCTACCGCACCCCGCTTTACCGGGCCGAGGCAGAGATAGCGAGAAAGGTGAAGGAGCTGGCCCGCCCGTGGGACGTGCCCCCGGCGCTCGGCGCAGCGCTCGCCCGCTTCGAGGCCCGGGCCGGCATAAGGCTCGACCCGGAGCAGCGCCGGGCGGTCGAGAGATGCTTCTCGACGGGAATTTCCGTCCTCACCGGCGGCCCCGGCACCGGGAAGACGCAGACCGTGCGGGCGGTGGCGGCCGCCTGGGAGGAGATGTTTCCCGGCTCGGAAATCGCCCTCTGCGCTCCCACCGGGAGGGCGGCAAAGCGGATGGAGGAGCTTTCGGGCCGGCCCGCCTCCACCATCCACCGGCTGCTTTCCATGACCCCGGAGGGAGAGCCGGCCTACGACTGGAGCAAGCCCCTGCCCCATGACCTGGTGATAGTTGACGAGTTCTCCATGGTGGACGCCCGCCTTGCCGCGTCGCTCCTTTCCGCCCTGAAGCGGGATGCCCGCATCCTCATCGTCGGGGACTCGGACCAGCTCCCCTCGGTGGGGCCGGGATACGTCCTTTCCGACATCATCTCCTTCAGGGTAAGGGTGACGAGGCTTTCCCGCATCCACCGGCAGTCCGGGGACGGGGCGGCGGTGGTGGAGAACGCGGCCAGGATCCGGGAGGGCCTGGCCCCGGTGCCCCGGCAGGGCTTTGCCGTCCTCGAAGCTCAAGACCAACAGCGCGCCCAGGCTCTTGCGGTGGAAAGCGCCGTGAGGCTGGCCCAAAAGTACGGCCCCTGGGGGGTGCAGGTGCTCTCCCCCATGAAGAAGGGGGAGGCCGGGACCAAAGCCTTAAACGACGCCCTCCGGGAGCGCCTCAACCCTCCCGGGCCGGACAAAGGCGAGCTCAGGCACGGCCAGAAGCTCTTCCGGGTCGGGGACAAGGTAATGCAGACCCAGAACGACTACGAAAGCGAGGTGTACAACGGCGACGTGGGCCGGGTGCTCGAGGCTTCCGCGGACGGCCTCGTCGTGGCCTACCCGGGAAAGACCGTAGAGTACGCCCCCGAGGACCTGGACCGGCTCACTCCCGCCTGGGCGGTCACCGTCCACAAGTCCCAGGGCGGGGAGTGGCCGGCGGTGGTGCTGGCGCTGATGTCGGCCCACTATGTGATGCTCCGGCGGGATTTGCTGTACACCGCTGTCACAAGAGCCAAGAAAGAAGTGGTTGTGGTAGGGCAGAAAAAAGCTCTCTGGATGGCGGCCAGGAATGCCCAGGCCGGGGAACGGTACACGTTCGCCTGGATCAGGGGCTAAGGAAGGAGAGGCGCTTTTGCGGGTACCAACCTTGCAGGCCAACCGGGGGCGGGCCCTGGAGGAGATGGTCGAACTAACGCTGGACCTCTACCGCAAGGAGGGTATCGCAGTAGTCCACAAGATACCCACACCCTGGGTGGTCCGGCGTAAGGGCGGCCTCATAACCGGGGCCTTCCCGGCGAAGAAGAGCTCGGTCGATTTCTTCGGGGTCTGGCGGGGCCGGGCGGTTGCTTTTGACGCCAAGGAAACGTCGGAGAAAAGCCGCTTCCCGCTGAAATCCGTCCCCGACCACCAGATGGCCTTCCTCTCCGACTGGAAGGAGGCCGGGGGCATCGCCGGGGTCCTGGTCTGGTTCCGGCGGGCTCGCCGTATCTTCTGGGTGCCTGCCAAAACGCTCACCCGGGCCCGCGAGGCCGGGAAAAAATCTCTTGCCCTGGACGAACTGGCCTCCGGGGCCGGGGTGGAAATCCCCGAAGGCCTGCCGCTGGATCTTGAGAGGGCATGGGAGAAGGAAAGCCCGGAAAGAAAGGAGCAATGACGAACTGCGTTCTCAGATCACCGTAACTATGGAAGAACTGTTCGGAAAAATTGGGAGTCTGCTGCCTTCCTACAGCAAGCGCCCGCCGCAGATACAGATGGCCAAAGCAGTTTCAGATGCGGTTGACAGAGAGTCTATTCTGATTGCCGAGGCTGGAGTGGGCACAGGTAAGACCCTGGCCTACCTTGTCCCCGCCATTGTCAAGAAGTATTCGAGCGGAAACAGCAAAAGAGGGCCGCTGGTGGTGAGCACCAAGACGATAAGCCTTCAGGAACAGCTCTACTACAAGGACATTCCGGCAGTCCAGCGGATGCTTCTCGGCGCATACGGCTTCAGGGTTCCAGATCCTCTGCTCTCCAAGGGAAAGCGCAACTACTGCTGCCCTGTGCGCCTGGACGCCCTGCTGTCCGAGCAGCGCTCCGGCCTCGATAGCCTCTTGTCTGAAGTCCAAGACTGGCTGTGCCGCACCGGAACCGCCGACTTTGGAGAGCCGGAAGCCCCACTGCTGCCGGAGGAAGTCCGCGAATCCCTAGCAGTAGCCGCTTGCTCCGACGGCTGTTCCCGTAGCCACCGGTGTGCCTATCGAGCCATGCGCTCGAAGCGCAGTAGCTTCCGCGGGATCATCGTGACCAACCACAACCAGCTGGTCAACGACCTGATTCTCCGTCAGCAGACCGGCAGGGGGCTGTGGCCCAGCCCCTTTGCGGTAATTATCGACGAGGCGCACGGACTGGAAGACGTGGCAAGGAGCGAGCTGGCCCAGCAGGTATCCCCCGGCGAGATACAGCGCCTGATCGTCAGGATAACTCCGAAAGACAGGCCCTGGAGCGAAGAAATAGAGCACCGGGCGCAGGCAGTGAAACGATGCGCCGGAGAAGTCGCCGCTGGCCTGGACCGCTCTACGGCACCAGCGTTGCAGACCGGAATGCTTCTTGACAGCCCAAGGATACCGCTGTCCGATACTCCTGAGCTGGCAGAGACGGTTTCGTCCCTGGCATCGGCCATGGAGAGCTTTTTCGGCAGCGTCAAAGGTGACACCAGGTTTTGTAGGCCCAAAAAGCCGAAAACCAGGCGGTCGCGCACACGGAAGAAACCCAGAGCTGCTTTGCAGAGAGACTTGGCTATGACCAGGCTGAAAGCGATGGCCCAGGCGGCCCGGCAAGCGGCCAAAGCTCTCCGGGAAAGTTCCTGCCCGCCGGAATACGCCGTTTGGGCAGAAAAGGGCCCTTGCGGCGCAGACATCGTTGTGGCGCCGCTGGATGTGGGAAAGTTCCTGAAGAAGAACTTGTGGGCTGCACCCTTCCCGGTGGTCCTAACCTCGGGCACCATCGCGGTCTCCGGGAGCACGAAACTGTTTAGGGACGGGCTGGGGCTTTCAAGTGCCCTGCCGGTTGTAAGCAAGAAGTACCCCTCTCCCTTCAACTACCGTCAGAAGGTGCTGATATACATCCCGAAGGACCTCCCCATCCCAAGGGCGTGGGAGGTCCAGCCTGAAAGCGAAGAGGAGTCAGACGAATTCGCCCTGGCGGCAGCTGAGCGCCTGGAAGAGCTCCTGGTTTGCTCCAGGGGCAGGGCC
The Clostridia bacterium genome window above contains:
- a CDS encoding ATP-dependent DNA helicase, with amino-acid sequence MAKAVSDAVDRESILIAEAGVGTGKTLAYLVPAIVKKYSSGNSKRGPLVVSTKTISLQEQLYYKDIPAVQRMLLGAYGFRVPDPLLSKGKRNYCCPVRLDALLSEQRSGLDSLLSEVQDWLCRTGTADFGEPEAPLLPEEVRESLAVAACSDGCSRSHRCAYRAMRSKRSSFRGIIVTNHNQLVNDLILRQQTGRGLWPSPFAVIIDEAHGLEDVARSELAQQVSPGEIQRLIVRITPKDRPWSEEIEHRAQAVKRCAGEVAAGLDRSTAPALQTGMLLDSPRIPLSDTPELAETVSSLASAMESFFGSVKGDTRFCRPKKPKTRRSRTRKKPRAALQRDLAMTRLKAMAQAARQAAKALRESSCPPEYAVWAEKGPCGADIVVAPLDVGKFLKKNLWAAPFPVVLTSGTIAVSGSTKLFRDGLGLSSALPVVSKKYPSPFNYRQKVLIYIPKDLPIPRAWEVQPESEEESDEFALAAAERLEELLVCSRGRALALFTSYRRLNTAYQRLSRAGLGFKVLRQGEAGPGELLKQFRDDTSSVLLATGSFWEGVDAPGETLSLLVMDKLPFPLPSDPLVKAMVDRAKAYEKDPYEQVILPHMLRALRQGSGRLIRQAKDTGVIAVLDARAWREKYHALVKDHLPDAPWTASLDEVRRWFKKGASHIRKEVRKGQHPRFKEAGACPGGGRGNRLTRRL